The following coding sequences lie in one Corynebacterium humireducens NBRC 106098 = DSM 45392 genomic window:
- a CDS encoding muconate/chloromuconate family cycloisomerase — MSDLKIAKVEARLLDVPLFRPHGFATYTATAQPILLVSVTLEGGVTGFGEGVVPGGAWWGGENAETMKVIIDGNLAPIMVGREVNELAGIMADFERSVANMRFAKAACDIAMHDAWARALGIPVRDLLGGRVRDEIDVTWALGVLPLEEAVGEIEERIASHGHTSFKLKMGSGDPAVDTSRIAELARELDGRVGLRIDVNARWDRITSLKYLPVLAEAGIELFEQPTPAHDLATLREITRRIGVPVMADESVCSPADALAVVREEAADVIAVKTTKLGGLLESKKTAAIAEAAGLACHGATSLEGPFGTAASLHFACSTKAISYGSELFGPMLLRESYTTEDLVYEDGVVRLPEGPGLGLEPDWDKINHFTRD, encoded by the coding sequence TTGTCTGATCTGAAGATCGCGAAGGTCGAGGCCCGCCTTCTCGACGTCCCCCTCTTCCGCCCCCACGGCTTCGCCACCTACACCGCCACCGCCCAGCCCATCCTGCTGGTCTCCGTCACCCTCGAGGGCGGGGTCACCGGCTTCGGCGAGGGCGTCGTCCCCGGCGGTGCCTGGTGGGGAGGCGAGAACGCCGAGACCATGAAGGTCATCATCGACGGCAATCTCGCGCCCATCATGGTCGGCCGGGAGGTGAACGAACTCGCCGGCATCATGGCCGACTTCGAGCGCTCCGTGGCCAACATGCGTTTCGCCAAGGCCGCCTGCGACATCGCCATGCACGACGCCTGGGCCCGCGCCCTGGGCATCCCGGTGCGTGACCTGCTCGGCGGCCGTGTCCGCGACGAGATCGACGTGACCTGGGCCCTCGGCGTCCTGCCGCTGGAGGAGGCCGTCGGTGAGATTGAGGAGCGCATCGCCTCCCACGGGCACACCTCCTTCAAGCTCAAGATGGGCTCCGGAGACCCGGCCGTGGACACCTCGCGCATCGCCGAGCTGGCCCGCGAACTCGACGGGCGCGTCGGTCTGCGCATCGACGTCAACGCCCGCTGGGACCGCATCACCTCCCTGAAGTACCTGCCGGTCCTGGCGGAGGCGGGCATCGAGCTCTTCGAGCAGCCCACCCCGGCCCATGACCTGGCCACCCTCCGCGAGATCACCCGCCGCATCGGCGTGCCCGTCATGGCTGACGAGTCCGTGTGCTCCCCGGCTGATGCCCTGGCCGTGGTCCGCGAGGAGGCCGCCGACGTCATCGCCGTGAAGACCACCAAGCTCGGCGGTCTCCTCGAGTCGAAGAAGACCGCCGCCATCGCCGAGGCCGCCGGCCTGGCCTGCCACGGCGCCACCTCCCTCGAGGGGCCCTTCGGCACCGCCGCGTCCCTGCACTTCGCGTGCTCCACCAAGGCGATCTCCTACGGCTCGGAGCTCTTCGGCCCGATGCTGCTCCGGGAGTCCTACACCACCGAGGACCTCGTCTACGAGGACGGCGTGGTCCGGCTGCCGGAGGGTCCGGGACTGGGCCTGGAGCCCGACTGGGACAAGATCAACCACTTCACCCGCGACTAG
- the pcaG gene encoding protocatechuate 3,4-dioxygenase subunit alpha — protein MIDTHKTGEFRYEVSDIRDQDEAGFGITPSQTVGPYVHIGLTREGSEIIAPEGTADTVDVTFTVLDGNGDPVADAMIEIWQTGPDGTYNTEEAEGFRGLGRGMCDDTGSVTFTTVLPGAAGEEAPHLKVGVFARGMLERLYTRLYFPANDNSADPVLQLVDAPRRDLLLAEPVDGGFRKTIVMQHEDPEKETPFFRV, from the coding sequence ATGATCGACACCCACAAGACCGGCGAGTTCCGCTACGAGGTCTCCGACATCCGCGACCAGGACGAGGCCGGCTTCGGCATCACCCCCTCCCAGACGGTTGGCCCCTACGTCCACATCGGGCTCACCCGTGAGGGCTCCGAGATCATCGCCCCGGAGGGCACCGCCGACACCGTCGACGTCACCTTCACCGTCCTCGACGGCAACGGCGACCCGGTGGCCGACGCCATGATCGAGATCTGGCAGACCGGCCCGGACGGCACCTACAACACCGAGGAGGCCGAGGGCTTCCGCGGCCTGGGCCGGGGCATGTGCGACGACACCGGCTCCGTCACCTTCACCACCGTGCTGCCGGGTGCCGCCGGCGAGGAGGCCCCGCACCTCAAGGTCGGTGTGTTCGCGCGCGGCATGCTCGAGCGCCTGTACACCCGCCTCTACTTCCCGGCCAACGACAACAGCGCCGACCCGGTGCTCCAGCTTGTCGACGCCCCCCGCCGCGACCTCCTCCTCGCGGAACCGGTGGACGGTGGTTTCCGGAAGACCATCGTCATGCAGCACGAGGATCCGGAGAAGGAGACCCCGTTCTTCCGTGTCTGA
- the pcaH gene encoding protocatechuate 3,4-dioxygenase subunit beta, protein MTTLNAATDGFFAPLHFPEYRTTVKRNPNNDLIMVPERLGELSGPVFGSYDLGGIDNDMTQANGGEAIGQRILVHGRVLGWDGKPVPNTLIEAWQANSAGRYRHKNDSWPAPLDPHFNGVARTMTDENGHYSFYTVKPGMYPWGNHHNAWRPAHIHFSLFGRQFTERLVTQMYFPGDPMFFQDPIYNAVPAGARERMIAVFDYDETRPNYALGYKFDIVLRGKNATPFE, encoded by the coding sequence ATGACCACCCTCAACGCCGCCACCGACGGCTTCTTCGCCCCACTCCACTTCCCGGAGTACCGCACCACCGTCAAGCGCAACCCGAACAACGACCTCATCATGGTCCCCGAGCGTCTCGGTGAACTCTCCGGCCCCGTCTTCGGCAGCTACGACCTCGGCGGCATCGACAACGACATGACCCAGGCCAACGGCGGCGAGGCCATCGGCCAGCGCATCCTCGTCCACGGCCGTGTCCTCGGCTGGGACGGCAAGCCGGTCCCGAACACCCTCATCGAGGCGTGGCAGGCCAACTCCGCGGGCCGCTACCGCCACAAGAACGACTCCTGGCCCGCCCCGCTCGACCCCCACTTCAACGGCGTGGCCCGCACCATGACCGACGAGAACGGCCACTACAGCTTCTACACCGTCAAGCCGGGCATGTACCCGTGGGGCAACCACCACAACGCGTGGCGCCCGGCGCACATCCACTTCTCGCTCTTCGGCCGCCAGTTCACCGAGCGCCTGGTCACCCAGATGTACTTCCCGGGCGACCCGATGTTCTTTCAGGACCCCATCTACAACGCGGTCCCGGCCGGCGCCCGCGAGCGCATGATCGCCGTCTTCGACTACGACGAGACCCGCCCGAACTACGCCCTGGGCTACAAGTTCGACATCGTCCTGCGCGGCAAGAACGCCACCCCCTTCGAGTAG
- a CDS encoding muconolactone Delta-isomerase family protein — protein sequence MWLIRLVARLPLDMDPEVRADLLQRTADLLAGWPGEVWRIPGGWTVVARVESADPHALVAGLPLGPWLDVTVEPLVRL from the coding sequence ATGTGGCTCATCCGACTCGTGGCACGCCTGCCCCTCGACATGGATCCCGAGGTCCGCGCCGACCTCCTCCAGCGCACCGCCGACCTGCTCGCCGGATGGCCCGGTGAGGTGTGGCGCATCCCGGGCGGGTGGACGGTGGTCGCGCGTGTGGAGTCGGCGGACCCGCACGCACTCGTCGCCGGGCTGCCGCTGGGGCCGTGGCTGGACGTCACGGTGGAGCCGCTCGTCCGGTTGTGA
- the pcaC gene encoding 4-carboxymuconolactone decarboxylase: protein MTDSTNIYDGGRAAAHETGMRNRRAVLGDAHVDAAVAKQTPVTEKFQDFITRTAWGDIWNREAIDHTQRRLLTIAILTAVGNDGELDMHIRAALRAGVDADLIGEVLLHTAVYAGVPNSNHGFKLLQQAVTDLEGDN from the coding sequence GTGACTGACTCCACGAACATCTACGACGGGGGCCGCGCAGCGGCCCATGAGACCGGAATGCGCAACCGCCGTGCGGTGCTGGGGGACGCGCACGTGGACGCGGCCGTCGCCAAGCAGACGCCCGTGACCGAGAAGTTCCAGGACTTCATCACCCGCACCGCCTGGGGTGACATCTGGAACCGCGAGGCGATCGACCACACGCAGCGCCGCCTGCTCACCATCGCGATCCTCACCGCCGTGGGCAACGACGGCGAACTCGACATGCACATCCGCGCCGCCCTGCGCGCCGGGGTGGACGCCGACCTCATCGGAGAGGTCCTCCTCCACACCGCCGTCTACGCCGGTGTGCCCAACTCCAACCACGGCTTCAAGCTCCTGCAGCAGGCCGTCACCGACCTCGAAGGAGACAACTGA
- a CDS encoding 4-hydroxybenzoate 3-monooxygenase codes for MSHTPVAIIGAGPAGLTLAHLLHHNYGIESVVFESRSRQDVEETVRAGVLEQGTMNLMRETGVGERMDREADIDDAIDIALDGQRTRIDLAGLTGHPMAVYPQHEYLKDFIAARLAAGQTILFNTTVDDVTGYDDDRVTVTYATEGGEQQTLTADYVMAGDGSASPRRKLITELPGAVRSKHEYPYAWFGILVNAPQTQKELIYANSPHGFALISTRTPSVQRYYLQCDPDDTVDMWSDERIWEELHKRVSTDDLRVSEGEIFDKAVLRFRSAVTDPMQRGRLFLAGDAAHTVPPTGAKGLNLAVADVSVLAPGLARALKKNNTDLLDAYSSLAVPRVWKAQHFSYWMSSMLHTVPDGDHFQTQRSHAELRSVLSTEAGRTYLAQQYVGLDLPKFEV; via the coding sequence ATGTCCCACACACCCGTAGCCATCATCGGAGCCGGCCCCGCCGGCCTCACCCTCGCCCACCTCCTCCACCACAACTACGGCATCGAATCCGTCGTCTTCGAGTCCCGCTCCCGGCAGGACGTCGAGGAGACCGTCCGCGCCGGCGTGCTCGAGCAGGGCACCATGAACCTCATGCGGGAGACCGGCGTCGGCGAGCGCATGGACCGTGAGGCCGACATCGACGACGCCATCGACATCGCCCTCGACGGGCAGCGCACCCGCATCGACCTCGCCGGACTGACCGGCCACCCCATGGCCGTCTACCCGCAGCACGAGTACCTCAAGGACTTCATCGCCGCCCGTCTCGCCGCCGGCCAGACCATCCTGTTCAACACCACCGTCGACGACGTCACCGGCTACGACGATGACCGCGTCACCGTCACCTACGCCACCGAGGGCGGGGAGCAGCAGACCCTCACCGCCGACTACGTCATGGCCGGCGACGGCTCCGCCTCCCCGCGCCGCAAGCTCATCACCGAGCTGCCCGGTGCGGTGCGTTCGAAGCACGAGTACCCGTACGCGTGGTTCGGCATCCTCGTCAACGCGCCGCAGACCCAGAAGGAGCTCATCTACGCGAACTCCCCGCACGGCTTCGCGCTGATCTCCACCCGCACCCCCTCCGTCCAGCGCTACTACCTGCAGTGCGACCCGGACGACACCGTGGACATGTGGTCCGACGAGCGCATCTGGGAGGAGCTGCACAAGCGCGTCTCCACCGATGACCTGCGGGTCTCGGAGGGAGAGATCTTCGACAAGGCCGTCCTGCGCTTCCGCTCCGCCGTCACCGACCCGATGCAGCGCGGCCGCCTGTTCCTCGCCGGTGACGCCGCCCACACCGTGCCGCCGACCGGCGCGAAGGGCCTCAACCTCGCCGTCGCCGACGTCTCCGTCCTGGCCCCGGGACTGGCCCGGGCGCTGAAGAAGAACAACACCGATCTTCTCGACGCCTACTCCTCCCTCGCCGTCCCCCGCGTCTGGAAGGCCCAGCACTTCTCCTACTGGATGTCCTCCATGCTCCACACCGTCCCCGACGGTGACCACTTCCAGACCCAGCGCTCGCACGCCGAGCTCCGTTCCGTCCTGTCCACCGAGGCCGGCCGCACCTACCTGGCGCAGCAGTACGTCGGCCTCGACCTCCCGAAGTTCGAGGTGTAG
- the catA gene encoding catechol 1,2-dioxygenase: MTFENLSGVQGDPTAKGAGSAATDKFKGETVKSDTSKERANAIYTDLLAAIAEVAHKHQVTYDEYRVLKNWMIQVGEYGEWPLWLDVFVEHEIEEINYNRHDYTGTKGSIEGPYYVPNAPELPWKTEMPMREKDKAADPLIFKGQVTDVEGKGLGGATVELWHADEDGLYAQFAPGIPEWNLRGTIRTNENGEFEITTLFPAPYQIPADGPTGWFIDSYGGHPWRPAHLHLMVKHPGYREITTQLYFEGGEWVENDVATAVKPELMLNPQPNAEGTHEVTYNFALDKED, from the coding sequence ATGACCTTCGAGAACCTCTCCGGCGTCCAGGGCGACCCGACCGCCAAGGGTGCCGGCAGCGCAGCCACCGACAAGTTCAAGGGCGAGACCGTCAAGTCCGACACCTCCAAGGAGCGTGCGAACGCGATCTACACCGATCTGCTCGCCGCCATCGCCGAGGTCGCCCACAAGCACCAGGTCACCTATGACGAGTACCGCGTGCTCAAGAACTGGATGATCCAGGTCGGCGAGTACGGCGAGTGGCCGTTGTGGCTGGACGTCTTCGTCGAGCACGAGATCGAGGAGATCAACTACAACCGCCACGACTACACCGGCACCAAGGGCTCCATCGAGGGCCCGTACTACGTCCCGAACGCACCGGAGCTTCCGTGGAAGACCGAGATGCCGATGCGGGAGAAGGACAAGGCCGCAGATCCGCTGATCTTCAAGGGCCAGGTCACCGACGTCGAGGGCAAGGGCCTGGGCGGCGCCACCGTCGAGCTGTGGCACGCCGACGAGGACGGCCTCTACGCGCAGTTCGCGCCGGGCATCCCGGAGTGGAACCTGCGCGGCACCATCCGCACCAACGAGAACGGCGAGTTCGAGATCACCACCCTGTTCCCGGCCCCGTACCAGATCCCGGCGGACGGCCCGACCGGCTGGTTCATCGACTCCTACGGCGGCCACCCGTGGCGCCCGGCCCACCTGCACCTCATGGTGAAGCACCCGGGCTACCGTGAGATCACCACGCAGCTCTACTTCGAGGGCGGCGAGTGGGTCGAGAACGACGTCGCCACCGCTGTGAAGCCGGAGCTCATGCTCAACCCGCAGCCCAACGCCGAGGGCACGCACGAGGTCACCTACAACTTCGCGCTCGACAAGGAAGACTAG
- a CDS encoding MFS transporter — protein sequence MTTTAPPAPRAGTRSTLTVTILLWIAVLLDGFDMVVIGAVLPSMIEDPTWQVTAAEGTQIVTAGLIGMTIGALAIGTLTDKLGRRWVMIVSVLAFSLLTLGMGFAGSVWMLMLLRFLAGVGLGGCLPTAISMVTEFRGRARAGSSTTTVMTGYHVGAVLTALLAILMIEPFGWHSLFIIGAVPGIILAPIMFFLLPESPQYLLAKGRIAEAEDIASRYGMELSDELDRSAAQAAQEDKQRSSLASVLAPKYRRNSLAIWATSFMGLLLVYGLNTWLPQIMRAADYDLGNSLGFLLVLNVGAVVGLIIAGKVSDVHSPRRTGLVWFLASAVFLALMAIKLPLLGLYVVVFITGVFVFSSQNLVYAFVGENHPSNMRATAMGFSAGIGRLGAISGPMVGGLLISLGMAHPWGFFAYAAVGLAGAVIFAFTRPVYVR from the coding sequence ATGACCACCACCGCTCCGCCCGCGCCCCGCGCCGGCACCCGCTCCACCCTGACCGTCACGATCCTCCTGTGGATCGCCGTGCTTCTCGACGGCTTCGACATGGTCGTCATCGGCGCCGTCCTGCCCTCCATGATCGAGGACCCCACCTGGCAGGTCACCGCGGCCGAGGGCACCCAGATCGTCACCGCCGGACTCATCGGCATGACCATCGGCGCCCTAGCCATCGGCACCCTCACCGACAAACTCGGCCGCCGCTGGGTGATGATCGTCTCCGTCCTGGCCTTCTCCCTGCTCACCCTCGGCATGGGCTTCGCCGGTTCCGTGTGGATGCTCATGCTCCTGCGCTTCCTCGCCGGCGTCGGCCTCGGCGGCTGCCTGCCCACCGCGATCTCCATGGTCACCGAGTTCCGTGGCCGCGCCCGGGCCGGCTCCTCGACGACCACCGTCATGACCGGCTACCACGTCGGCGCCGTCCTCACCGCCCTGCTGGCCATCCTCATGATCGAGCCCTTCGGCTGGCACTCCCTGTTCATCATCGGCGCCGTCCCCGGCATCATCCTCGCCCCGATCATGTTCTTCCTGCTCCCTGAATCCCCGCAGTACCTGCTGGCCAAGGGACGCATCGCCGAGGCCGAGGACATCGCCTCCCGGTACGGCATGGAACTGTCCGACGAACTCGACCGCTCCGCCGCCCAGGCCGCTCAGGAGGACAAGCAGCGCAGCTCCCTGGCCTCCGTCCTCGCTCCCAAGTACCGCCGCAACTCGCTGGCCATCTGGGCGACGTCCTTCATGGGCCTGCTCCTGGTCTACGGACTCAACACCTGGCTGCCGCAGATCATGCGCGCCGCCGACTACGACCTGGGCAACTCCCTCGGTTTCCTGCTGGTGCTCAACGTCGGTGCCGTCGTCGGCCTCATCATCGCCGGCAAGGTCTCCGACGTGCACTCCCCGCGGCGGACCGGCCTCGTGTGGTTCCTCGCCTCCGCGGTGTTCCTCGCGCTCATGGCCATCAAGCTGCCGCTCCTCGGCCTCTACGTGGTGGTGTTCATCACGGGTGTGTTCGTGTTCTCCTCGCAGAACCTCGTCTACGCCTTCGTCGGCGAGAACCACCCGTCCAACATGCGCGCCACCGCGATGGGCTTCTCCGCCGGCATCGGCCGCCTGGGTGCGATCTCCGGCCCGATGGTCGGTGGCCTGCTCATCAGCCTGGGCATGGCGCACCCGTGGGGCTTCTTCGCCTACGCGGCTGTCGGCCTGGCCGGTGCGGTGATCTTCGCGTTCACCCGACCGGTGTACGTGCGGTAG
- the pcaB gene encoding 3-carboxy-cis,cis-muconate cycloisomerase, with product MSRTTYSDVAGGDTRVHEHLSDRAFLAAILEFERALADAAAEAGHISPESAQAARDAIDAHQLDVTAIAAASAAGGNPAIPLVAALKEQAADTAGIHVGATSQDAVDTALVLCVRRAVRELDGQLSDVETLLADLAATHRDSPVMGRTLGQQALPTTFGLIAGGWLEAVRESARQLGLAAEALPVQYAGATGNLVATHPHGIDVHDRLARHLRLADRPLVWHTNRLPLVSVGLATAQVAGAVRKIAGDIIVSSATEIAELAEATPGGSSSMPHKANPAAAVACDGYARRTPGLAATLLDTLDCRWQRGTGSWHAEWQTIRDLLAATASAVARLHASLDGIRVHTDTMAQRTADRATGHAAEITDLILEGETRD from the coding sequence CTGAGCCGCACCACCTACAGTGACGTCGCCGGCGGCGACACCCGCGTCCACGAGCACCTCTCGGACCGCGCGTTCCTCGCCGCGATCCTCGAGTTCGAACGCGCCCTCGCCGACGCCGCCGCCGAGGCCGGCCACATCAGCCCGGAGTCCGCGCAGGCCGCGCGCGACGCCATCGACGCCCACCAGCTCGACGTCACCGCCATTGCCGCCGCCTCCGCGGCGGGAGGCAACCCCGCCATCCCCCTTGTCGCCGCCCTCAAGGAGCAGGCCGCCGACACCGCCGGCATCCACGTCGGCGCCACCAGCCAGGACGCCGTCGACACCGCCCTCGTGCTGTGCGTGCGTCGTGCGGTGCGGGAGCTGGACGGGCAGCTGAGTGACGTCGAGACGCTGCTGGCGGACCTCGCCGCCACCCACCGCGACAGCCCCGTCATGGGCCGCACCCTCGGCCAGCAGGCCCTGCCGACCACCTTCGGCCTCATCGCCGGCGGCTGGCTCGAGGCCGTCCGTGAGTCCGCCCGCCAGCTGGGCCTGGCCGCCGAGGCACTGCCCGTGCAGTACGCCGGGGCGACCGGCAACCTGGTGGCCACCCACCCGCACGGCATCGACGTCCACGACCGGCTCGCCCGGCACCTCCGCCTGGCGGACCGCCCGCTGGTGTGGCACACCAACCGCCTGCCGTTGGTGAGCGTCGGCCTGGCCACCGCCCAGGTGGCCGGCGCCGTGCGCAAGATCGCCGGCGACATCATCGTCTCCTCGGCCACCGAGATCGCCGAACTCGCCGAGGCCACCCCGGGCGGCAGCTCCTCCATGCCGCACAAGGCCAACCCCGCGGCCGCCGTCGCCTGCGACGGCTACGCCCGCCGCACCCCGGGTCTGGCCGCCACCCTGCTCGACACCCTCGACTGCCGCTGGCAGCGCGGCACCGGCAGCTGGCACGCCGAGTGGCAGACCATCCGCGACCTGCTCGCCGCCACCGCCTCCGCCGTCGCCCGCCTCCACGCCAGCCTCGACGGCATCCGGGTGCACACCGACACCATGGCGCAGCGCACCGCTGACCGGGCCACCGGGCACGCCGCCGAGATCACCGACCTCATCCTGGAAGGGGAGACCCGTGACTGA
- a CDS encoding helix-turn-helix transcriptional regulator — MHSSRNLGPQQTSGSLLRTVIDEVTELPPGGGLLTLVTGPVGAGKSSLLRQLSRALPGWSGIRVSALSWHAQNEGELLAQILGRADHAGPLTGLVDRDGARTALLIDDVHWADVTSLRELVDATRRLRKGSLAVIMTASDHDDASDDLPMSHLREIVDTALTLAPLDVEDVSALALHSIGAHLSPLAAAELRDLTGGRPGLIQEVLQAAPADHWRLSNPQIPLPKPWRAALARRTRGLDVGAVLAAVAVLPGTGTGTPDLVRFLADDLDGSLLDAAVTADLLELLPSSGDPVLSFTHPTDRAVIRATTGPAQVRRLHRRAAQYHRAYHNIDAALIHEALSAEGTDDATARQLAERGEQLGAAGQWLDAADAFTLAAKVASHPDVSHDQHLNSIEALLAAADIPRARLHAGSLSRAVRDVKVDSVRSYLALHEGRRNEAVSLIDRAWDTLEETRSTDAALRTRVASRKVLIHLADWEPEKVIHWAGVTDDWAPETSASRLQAQYISLVGRSALTRSIPSDVPLPGETPALAQRRNMAAGWIHLVHDDPVAARRYLQFNPGNEGSERISLWMDAWLARTQFLLGEYREAERTVERGLARAERFGIRFLEPLLLWTGSQVAAYRGDRELSRAYINRLTFSHDAFAIQRIPSAMCRLLVGSIEGDASSLERAGETLVNISRETDISQPGFWPWEDVWAQHLVLTGRIDDADDLTSRAEERAAESGIGSLHAKLAVPRAGILMQHGDIEGGIRRFEEAVEQIESLTMPTYQARILYEYGRVLRRLGRRRQADEIFARAGDVFAAMGATEFVNRCNRERRAGGLGTRTTGAGGLTPQEQEIAKLVAEGATNREVARELFLSTKTVEYHLTRVYRKLGVRTRNELPRVLDEL; from the coding sequence GTGCACTCCTCCCGTAACCTCGGCCCCCAGCAGACCTCCGGCAGCCTTCTGCGCACGGTGATCGACGAGGTCACCGAACTGCCCCCAGGCGGCGGCCTGCTCACCCTGGTCACCGGCCCCGTCGGCGCCGGCAAGTCCTCGCTGCTCAGGCAACTCTCCCGCGCCCTGCCCGGCTGGTCCGGCATCCGCGTGTCCGCCCTGTCCTGGCATGCGCAGAACGAGGGTGAGCTGCTCGCCCAGATCCTCGGGCGTGCCGACCACGCGGGCCCGCTCACCGGACTCGTCGACCGGGACGGTGCCCGCACCGCCCTCCTCATCGACGACGTGCACTGGGCCGACGTCACCTCCCTGCGCGAACTGGTCGACGCCACCCGCCGCCTGCGGAAGGGCAGCCTCGCGGTCATCATGACGGCCTCCGACCATGACGACGCCTCCGACGACCTGCCCATGTCCCACCTGCGGGAGATCGTCGACACGGCGCTCACCCTCGCGCCCCTCGACGTCGAGGACGTCTCCGCCCTCGCCCTGCACAGCATCGGCGCGCACCTCTCCCCGCTCGCGGCGGCGGAACTGCGCGACCTCACCGGCGGCCGCCCGGGCCTCATCCAGGAGGTCCTGCAGGCCGCACCCGCCGACCACTGGCGGCTGTCCAACCCGCAGATCCCCCTCCCGAAGCCGTGGCGCGCCGCCCTCGCACGCCGCACCCGCGGCCTCGACGTCGGCGCGGTCCTCGCCGCAGTCGCGGTCCTGCCCGGCACCGGCACCGGCACCCCCGACCTCGTCCGCTTCCTCGCGGACGACCTCGACGGCTCGCTTCTCGACGCCGCCGTCACCGCCGACCTCCTCGAACTCCTGCCCAGCTCCGGTGATCCGGTGCTGAGTTTCACCCACCCCACCGACCGCGCCGTCATCCGCGCGACCACCGGCCCGGCGCAGGTCCGACGCCTGCACCGCCGCGCCGCCCAGTACCACCGCGCGTACCACAACATCGACGCCGCCCTCATCCACGAGGCGCTCAGCGCCGAGGGCACCGACGACGCCACCGCCCGCCAGCTCGCCGAACGCGGCGAACAGCTCGGCGCCGCCGGCCAGTGGCTCGACGCCGCCGACGCCTTCACCCTGGCGGCCAAGGTCGCCTCGCACCCGGATGTCTCCCACGACCAGCACCTCAACTCCATCGAGGCGCTCCTCGCCGCGGCCGACATCCCCCGCGCCCGCCTCCACGCCGGTTCCCTGTCGCGGGCGGTCCGCGACGTCAAGGTCGACTCCGTGCGCAGCTACCTGGCGCTGCACGAGGGGCGTCGCAACGAAGCAGTGTCCCTCATCGACCGCGCCTGGGACACCCTCGAGGAGACCCGCTCCACCGACGCCGCCCTGCGCACCCGCGTCGCCTCCCGCAAGGTGCTCATCCACCTGGCGGACTGGGAACCGGAGAAGGTCATCCACTGGGCCGGCGTCACCGACGACTGGGCGCCCGAGACCTCCGCCTCCCGCCTCCAGGCGCAGTACATCTCCCTCGTCGGCCGCAGCGCCCTCACCCGCTCGATCCCCTCCGACGTCCCCCTACCCGGCGAGACCCCCGCCCTGGCGCAGCGTCGCAACATGGCCGCCGGCTGGATCCACCTCGTCCACGACGACCCCGTCGCCGCCCGCCGCTACCTGCAGTTCAACCCCGGCAACGAGGGCTCCGAACGCATCTCCCTGTGGATGGACGCCTGGCTCGCCCGCACCCAGTTCCTCCTCGGCGAGTACCGCGAGGCCGAACGCACCGTCGAGCGCGGCCTGGCCCGTGCCGAACGCTTCGGCATCCGCTTCCTCGAACCCCTCCTCCTGTGGACCGGCTCCCAGGTCGCCGCCTACCGCGGCGACCGGGAACTGTCCCGCGCGTACATCAACCGCCTGACGTTCAGCCACGACGCCTTCGCTATCCAGCGCATCCCCTCCGCCATGTGCCGCCTGCTCGTCGGCAGCATCGAGGGCGACGCCTCCAGCCTGGAACGCGCCGGCGAGACCCTGGTCAACATCAGCCGCGAGACCGACATCTCCCAGCCCGGCTTCTGGCCCTGGGAGGACGTCTGGGCCCAGCACCTCGTGCTCACCGGGCGTATCGACGACGCCGACGACCTCACCTCCCGCGCCGAGGAACGCGCCGCCGAGTCCGGCATCGGCTCCCTCCACGCCAAACTCGCCGTCCCCCGCGCCGGCATCCTCATGCAGCACGGTGACATCGAGGGCGGCATCCGCCGTTTCGAGGAGGCCGTCGAGCAGATCGAGTCCCTCACCATGCCGACCTACCAGGCCCGCATCCTCTACGAGTACGGCCGGGTCCTGCGCCGACTGGGCAGGCGTCGGCAGGCGGACGAGATCTTCGCCCGCGCCGGTGACGTCTTCGCCGCGATGGGCGCCACCGAGTTCGTCAACCGCTGCAACCGCGAACGCCGCGCCGGCGGCCTCGGCACCCGCACCACCGGGGCCGGCGGCCTGACACCCCAGGAACAGGAGATCGCGAAGCTCGTCGCCGAGGGCGCCACCAACCGCGAGGTCGCCCGCGAACTGTTCCTCTCCACCAAGACCGTCGAGTACCACCTCACCCGCGTGTACCGGAAGCTCGGGGTGCGCACGAGGAACGAGCTGCCGCGGGTTCTCGACGAGCTGTAG